The following are from one region of the Harpia harpyja isolate bHarHar1 chromosome 4, bHarHar1 primary haplotype, whole genome shotgun sequence genome:
- the DCAKD gene encoding dephospho-CoA kinase domain-containing protein isoform X5 produces MFLVGLSGGIASGKSTVVAVLRELGCAVIDADVIAREVVQPHFKAYRQIVHYFGTEILLENGEINREALGNIIFSHPEKRQLLNSVTHPEIQKEMLKQIWKYFVLGYRYVILDIPLLFETNRLTKFMKYTVLVYCDPPTQLSRLMKRNRLSQAEAEARIASQLPLDEKRKLASHVIDNSGDRESTRRQVLKLHARLEDSLDFLWARLVVGTVVAGLGGLVYLLLRRFIS; encoded by the exons ATGTTCCTGGTCGGACTCTCGGGTGGAATCGCATCGGGAAAGAGCACGGTGGTGGCCGTACTCCGGGAACTGGGCTGTGCCGTGATTGATGCCGATGTTATTGCCAGAGAGG TGGTGCAGCCCCACTTCAAGGCCTATCGACAGATAGTGCATTACTTTGGCACCGAGATCCTCTTGGAGAATGGAGAGATAAATCGCGAGGCTCTAGGAAACATTATCTTCTCCCACCCGGAGAAACGGCAGCTGCTGAACTCTGTCACACACCCAGAGATCCAGAAGGAGATGCTGAAGCAGATCTGGAAGTACTTTGTGCTAG GCTACCGCTACGTCATCCTCGACATCCCTCTGCTCTTTGAGACCAACAGATTGACCAAGTTTATGAAATACACGGTCTTGGTTTATTG CGACCCGCCGACGCAGCTGTCTCGGCTGATGAAGAGGAACAGGCTGTCCCAGGCCGAGGCAGAAGCTCGCATCGCCTCCCAGCTGCCGCTGGACGAGAAGCGCAAATTAGCGAGTCATGTCATTGACAACTCCGGGGACCGGGAGAGCACGCGCCGGCAGGTCCTGAAGCTGCACGCGCGCCTGGAGGATTCCCTGGATTTCCTCTGGGCACGGCTGGTGGTGGGCACAGTTGTAGCTGGGCTTGGAGGGCTGGTGTACCTCCTCCTCCGGCGTTTCATCTCTTaa
- the DCAKD gene encoding dephospho-CoA kinase domain-containing protein isoform X3, producing the protein MRAAPIGWERDAASHQPIGARDTAARLKPGRGLLKPNTRSVNRLCQAPVRVEDGSWRRAGCSMSTMFLVGLSGGIASGKSTVVAVLRELGCAVIDADVIAREVVQPHFKAYRQIVHYFGTEILLENGEINREALGNIIFSHPEKRQLLNSVTHPEIQKEMLKQIWKYFVLGYRYVILDIPLLFETNRLTKFMKYTVLVYCDPPTQLSRLMKRNRLSQAEAEARIASQLPLDEKRKLASHVIDNSGDRESTRRQVLKLHARLEDSLDFLWARLVVGTVVAGLGGLVYLLLRRFIS; encoded by the exons ATGAGGGCGGCGCCGATTGGCTGGGAGAGGGACGCGGCTTCCCACCAGCCAATAGGCGCGCGGGACACTGCGGCGCGCCTGAAGCCCGGCCGAGG CCTCCTCAAGCCAAACACTAGGTCTGTCAACAGGCTGTGCCAGGCCCCAGTCAGAGTGGAGgatgggagctggaggagggctGGTTGTAGCATG AGCACAATGTTCCTGGTCGGACTCTCGGGTGGAATCGCATCGGGAAAGAGCACGGTGGTGGCCGTACTCCGGGAACTGGGCTGTGCCGTGATTGATGCCGATGTTATTGCCAGAGAGG TGGTGCAGCCCCACTTCAAGGCCTATCGACAGATAGTGCATTACTTTGGCACCGAGATCCTCTTGGAGAATGGAGAGATAAATCGCGAGGCTCTAGGAAACATTATCTTCTCCCACCCGGAGAAACGGCAGCTGCTGAACTCTGTCACACACCCAGAGATCCAGAAGGAGATGCTGAAGCAGATCTGGAAGTACTTTGTGCTAG GCTACCGCTACGTCATCCTCGACATCCCTCTGCTCTTTGAGACCAACAGATTGACCAAGTTTATGAAATACACGGTCTTGGTTTATTG CGACCCGCCGACGCAGCTGTCTCGGCTGATGAAGAGGAACAGGCTGTCCCAGGCCGAGGCAGAAGCTCGCATCGCCTCCCAGCTGCCGCTGGACGAGAAGCGCAAATTAGCGAGTCATGTCATTGACAACTCCGGGGACCGGGAGAGCACGCGCCGGCAGGTCCTGAAGCTGCACGCGCGCCTGGAGGATTCCCTGGATTTCCTCTGGGCACGGCTGGTGGTGGGCACAGTTGTAGCTGGGCTTGGAGGGCTGGTGTACCTCCTCCTCCGGCGTTTCATCTCTTaa
- the DCAKD gene encoding dephospho-CoA kinase domain-containing protein isoform X1 encodes MRAAPIGWERDAASHQPIGARDTAARLKPGRGLLKPNTRPCDSTSVFKPCLAVVSRLTLPSAFTPAVILTASRLPAESTMFLVGLSGGIASGKSTVVAVLRELGCAVIDADVIAREVVQPHFKAYRQIVHYFGTEILLENGEINREALGNIIFSHPEKRQLLNSVTHPEIQKEMLKQIWKYFVLGYRYVILDIPLLFETNRLTKFMKYTVLVYCDPPTQLSRLMKRNRLSQAEAEARIASQLPLDEKRKLASHVIDNSGDRESTRRQVLKLHARLEDSLDFLWARLVVGTVVAGLGGLVYLLLRRFIS; translated from the exons ATGAGGGCGGCGCCGATTGGCTGGGAGAGGGACGCGGCTTCCCACCAGCCAATAGGCGCGCGGGACACTGCGGCGCGCCTGAAGCCCGGCCGAGG CCTCCTCAAGCCAAACACTAG GCCCTGTGACAGCACAAGTGTTTTCAAGCCCTGTTTGGCCGTGGTTTCTAGACTAACCCTTCCAAGTGCTTTTACCCCTGCAGTAATTCTCACAGCAAGCCGCCTGCCTGCAGAG AGCACAATGTTCCTGGTCGGACTCTCGGGTGGAATCGCATCGGGAAAGAGCACGGTGGTGGCCGTACTCCGGGAACTGGGCTGTGCCGTGATTGATGCCGATGTTATTGCCAGAGAGG TGGTGCAGCCCCACTTCAAGGCCTATCGACAGATAGTGCATTACTTTGGCACCGAGATCCTCTTGGAGAATGGAGAGATAAATCGCGAGGCTCTAGGAAACATTATCTTCTCCCACCCGGAGAAACGGCAGCTGCTGAACTCTGTCACACACCCAGAGATCCAGAAGGAGATGCTGAAGCAGATCTGGAAGTACTTTGTGCTAG GCTACCGCTACGTCATCCTCGACATCCCTCTGCTCTTTGAGACCAACAGATTGACCAAGTTTATGAAATACACGGTCTTGGTTTATTG CGACCCGCCGACGCAGCTGTCTCGGCTGATGAAGAGGAACAGGCTGTCCCAGGCCGAGGCAGAAGCTCGCATCGCCTCCCAGCTGCCGCTGGACGAGAAGCGCAAATTAGCGAGTCATGTCATTGACAACTCCGGGGACCGGGAGAGCACGCGCCGGCAGGTCCTGAAGCTGCACGCGCGCCTGGAGGATTCCCTGGATTTCCTCTGGGCACGGCTGGTGGTGGGCACAGTTGTAGCTGGGCTTGGAGGGCTGGTGTACCTCCTCCTCCGGCGTTTCATCTCTTaa
- the DCAKD gene encoding dephospho-CoA kinase domain-containing protein isoform X2, whose amino-acid sequence MGWTLYPCVQFKPKLVKYLYLVPWILYLYRPCDSTSVFKPCLAVVSRLTLPSAFTPAVILTASRLPAESTMFLVGLSGGIASGKSTVVAVLRELGCAVIDADVIAREVVQPHFKAYRQIVHYFGTEILLENGEINREALGNIIFSHPEKRQLLNSVTHPEIQKEMLKQIWKYFVLGYRYVILDIPLLFETNRLTKFMKYTVLVYCDPPTQLSRLMKRNRLSQAEAEARIASQLPLDEKRKLASHVIDNSGDRESTRRQVLKLHARLEDSLDFLWARLVVGTVVAGLGGLVYLLLRRFIS is encoded by the exons ATGGGCTGGACTCTCTACCCTTGTGTACAGTTCAAACCCAAGCTCGTTAAATATTTATACCTCGTACCATGGATCTTATATCTGTACAGGCCCTGTGACAGCACAAGTGTTTTCAAGCCCTGTTTGGCCGTGGTTTCTAGACTAACCCTTCCAAGTGCTTTTACCCCTGCAGTAATTCTCACAGCAAGCCGCCTGCCTGCAGAG AGCACAATGTTCCTGGTCGGACTCTCGGGTGGAATCGCATCGGGAAAGAGCACGGTGGTGGCCGTACTCCGGGAACTGGGCTGTGCCGTGATTGATGCCGATGTTATTGCCAGAGAGG TGGTGCAGCCCCACTTCAAGGCCTATCGACAGATAGTGCATTACTTTGGCACCGAGATCCTCTTGGAGAATGGAGAGATAAATCGCGAGGCTCTAGGAAACATTATCTTCTCCCACCCGGAGAAACGGCAGCTGCTGAACTCTGTCACACACCCAGAGATCCAGAAGGAGATGCTGAAGCAGATCTGGAAGTACTTTGTGCTAG GCTACCGCTACGTCATCCTCGACATCCCTCTGCTCTTTGAGACCAACAGATTGACCAAGTTTATGAAATACACGGTCTTGGTTTATTG CGACCCGCCGACGCAGCTGTCTCGGCTGATGAAGAGGAACAGGCTGTCCCAGGCCGAGGCAGAAGCTCGCATCGCCTCCCAGCTGCCGCTGGACGAGAAGCGCAAATTAGCGAGTCATGTCATTGACAACTCCGGGGACCGGGAGAGCACGCGCCGGCAGGTCCTGAAGCTGCACGCGCGCCTGGAGGATTCCCTGGATTTCCTCTGGGCACGGCTGGTGGTGGGCACAGTTGTAGCTGGGCTTGGAGGGCTGGTGTACCTCCTCCTCCGGCGTTTCATCTCTTaa
- the DCAKD gene encoding dephospho-CoA kinase domain-containing protein isoform X4, translating to MRAAPIGWERDAASHQPIGARDTAARLKPGRGLLKPNTRPCDSTSVFKPCLAVVSRLTLPSAFTPAVILTASRLPAESTMFLVGLSGGIASGKSTVVAVLRELGCAVIDADVIAREVVQPHFKAYRQIVHYFGTEILLENGEINREALGNIIFSHPEKRQLLNSVTHPEIQKEMLKQIWKYFVLGYRYVILDIPLLFETNRLTKFMKYTVLVYCATLPSWQRPADAAVSADEEEQAVPGRGRSSHRLPAAAGREAQISESCH from the exons ATGAGGGCGGCGCCGATTGGCTGGGAGAGGGACGCGGCTTCCCACCAGCCAATAGGCGCGCGGGACACTGCGGCGCGCCTGAAGCCCGGCCGAGG CCTCCTCAAGCCAAACACTAG GCCCTGTGACAGCACAAGTGTTTTCAAGCCCTGTTTGGCCGTGGTTTCTAGACTAACCCTTCCAAGTGCTTTTACCCCTGCAGTAATTCTCACAGCAAGCCGCCTGCCTGCAGAG AGCACAATGTTCCTGGTCGGACTCTCGGGTGGAATCGCATCGGGAAAGAGCACGGTGGTGGCCGTACTCCGGGAACTGGGCTGTGCCGTGATTGATGCCGATGTTATTGCCAGAGAGG TGGTGCAGCCCCACTTCAAGGCCTATCGACAGATAGTGCATTACTTTGGCACCGAGATCCTCTTGGAGAATGGAGAGATAAATCGCGAGGCTCTAGGAAACATTATCTTCTCCCACCCGGAGAAACGGCAGCTGCTGAACTCTGTCACACACCCAGAGATCCAGAAGGAGATGCTGAAGCAGATCTGGAAGTACTTTGTGCTAG GCTACCGCTACGTCATCCTCGACATCCCTCTGCTCTTTGAGACCAACAGATTGACCAAGTTTATGAAATACACGGTCTTGGTTTATTG TGCCACCCTCCCATCCTGGCAGCGACCCGCCGACGCAGCTGTCTCGGCTGATGAAGAGGAACAGGCTGTCCCAGGCCGAGGCAGAAGCTCGCATCGCCTCCCAGCTGCCGCTGGACGAGAAGCGCAAATTAGCGAGTCATGTCATTGA